One stretch of Callospermophilus lateralis isolate mCalLat2 chromosome 11, mCalLat2.hap1, whole genome shotgun sequence DNA includes these proteins:
- the Ccl1 gene encoding C-C motif chemokine 1 has protein sequence MKLTSVALVCLLLAATWPQDVDSKSMHVSSSRCCFSFAQKRISQKTIQCYRETSSTCAYQAAIFKLKGGRESCALKTERWVQGYLGKLKPCLLV, from the exons ATGAAACTGACCTCCGTGGCCCTGGTGTGCctgctgctggctgcaacatggccACAAGACGTGGACAGCAAGAGCA TGCACGTGTCTTCCTCCCGATGCTGCTTCTCATTTGCGCAGAAAAGGATTTCCCAGAAGACAATCCAGTGTTACAGAGAAACCAGCTCCACCTGCGCTTACCAGGCTGCAAT TTTCAAGCTGAAGGGAGGCAGAGAGAGCTGTGCCTTGAAGACAGAGAGATGGGTTCAGGGTTACTTGGGAAAACTGAAACCCTGCCTGCTGGTGTGA
- the LOC143410117 gene encoding C-C motif chemokine 8-like: MKVSAALLCLVLTAATVSSQEQAQPGTPLMPITCCFSTINRRIPIQKLQSYTITSTQCPKIAVIFKTKRGKEICADPSENWVKDSMTLLNQNSQTPKP; the protein is encoded by the exons ATGAAGGTCTCTGCGGCACTTCTGTGCCTGGTGCTCACAGCAGCCACCGTCAGCTCCCAGGAGCAGGCTCAGCCAG GTACACCATTGATGCCGATCACCTGCTGCTTTAGCACTATCAACAGGAGGATCCCCATCCAGAAGCTGCAGAGCTATACAATCACCAGCACCCAATGTCCAAAAATAGCTGTGAT CTTCAAGACCAAACGGGGTAAGGAGATCTGTGCTGACCCCAGTGAGAACTGGGTCAAGGATTCTATGACGCTCCTGAACCAAAACTCTCAAACTCCGAAGCCTTGA